From the Hyphomicrobium sp. ghe19 genome, one window contains:
- a CDS encoding YeiH family protein produces the protein MPPIATVIPRSSPAKHVRATFGRGIWPGLFLTTAIACAAFALREIPGVATFSPMILAIVIGMAFHNIVGTPPQAKDGVAFSLRRILRFAIILLGFQLTAQQIAEVGSHGFTIIVATLLATFTFTTWLGRMIGVDRKLTQLIAAGTSICGASAIIATNTVTTGHDEDVAYAVACVTIFGSIAMFAYPLLPGLLNLGPHAFGLWAGASIHEIAQVVAASFQDGQSSGEFGAIAKLSRVMLLAPMVIGLGLLAARRQRHPGTAAAARNAPMPWFLLGFIALVALNSVVVIPSELKAAIVPSTTFLLSISLAAMGLETDIAKLKAKGLKPLLLGALSSLFIAGFSLALIKLAT, from the coding sequence ATGCCTCCAATCGCAACAGTCATTCCGCGCTCCTCGCCAGCGAAGCACGTGCGTGCGACATTTGGGCGAGGCATCTGGCCGGGGCTCTTTCTGACAACGGCGATCGCCTGCGCGGCCTTTGCCCTTCGCGAAATCCCGGGCGTCGCGACCTTCAGCCCGATGATCCTCGCGATCGTCATTGGCATGGCTTTTCACAATATCGTGGGCACGCCCCCGCAGGCCAAGGACGGTGTCGCGTTCTCGCTTCGCCGCATCCTCCGCTTCGCGATCATCCTGCTCGGCTTTCAGTTGACGGCACAGCAGATCGCAGAGGTCGGCTCGCACGGATTTACAATCATTGTTGCGACGTTGTTGGCGACGTTCACGTTCACAACCTGGTTAGGGCGCATGATTGGCGTTGATCGCAAGCTCACTCAACTCATCGCAGCCGGAACGTCGATCTGCGGTGCGTCCGCCATCATCGCAACAAATACCGTCACCACAGGTCACGACGAAGACGTGGCGTACGCCGTCGCTTGCGTGACGATCTTCGGGTCGATCGCGATGTTTGCTTATCCGCTCCTGCCGGGTCTGCTGAACCTCGGTCCACATGCATTCGGCTTATGGGCCGGCGCCTCAATTCACGAGATCGCTCAAGTCGTCGCGGCTTCATTTCAAGATGGCCAGTCGTCCGGCGAGTTTGGAGCCATCGCCAAACTCAGTCGTGTCATGCTGCTCGCACCGATGGTGATCGGCCTCGGCCTTCTCGCAGCGCGGCGCCAGCGACACCCAGGGACGGCGGCGGCCGCGCGAAATGCGCCGATGCCATGGTTTCTATTAGGTTTCATCGCCCTCGTAGCGTTGAACAGCGTGGTCGTCATTCCATCCGAACTTAAGGCCGCGATCGTTCCGTCAACGACCTTCCTGCTGTCGATATCGCTGGCGGCAATGGGCCTCGAGACGGACATCGCGAAACTCAAGGCCAAGGGCCTCAAGCCGCTTTTGCTGGGCGCTCTATCGTCGCTATTCATTGCGGGCTTTAGCCTGGCTCTGATTAAACTCGCGACTTGA
- a CDS encoding PleD family two-component system response regulator, with product MLHCFIIDDSEIVRKYTRLIFESLGFRVSEADSPIAAIERLGSEAPDYILLDWRMPGSNSIEFLGKLRALQLSVRPYIIYLVTENDPLEIQRALTHGADNFLLKPYNRQIVEMKLQEIRTAA from the coding sequence ATGCTTCACTGCTTCATCATCGATGATTCCGAGATCGTCCGGAAATACACCCGGCTTATTTTCGAGAGCTTAGGCTTTCGCGTCAGCGAGGCGGACAGCCCGATCGCCGCGATAGAGCGGCTGGGCTCGGAAGCGCCGGATTATATCCTACTCGATTGGCGCATGCCGGGCTCGAACAGCATCGAGTTCCTTGGGAAACTCCGCGCGCTGCAGCTGAGCGTTCGGCCCTACATCATTTATCTGGTCACCGAAAACGATCCGCTCGAAATCCAGCGGGCGCTCACGCACGGCGCCGATAATTTCCTGTTGAAGCCGTACAACCGGCAGATCGTCGAAATGAAGCTTCAAGAAATTCGAACCGCCGCTTGA
- a CDS encoding 3'(2'),5'-bisphosphate nucleotidase CysQ, whose translation MSPIDVNDHDALIAALLPAVREAGRLEMAHFTNGVKFEQKADRSPVTAADREAEDILLAALAAVAPDVPVVAEEQIAAGAKCEYAKRFFLVDALDGTRLFIRGKPEFSINIGLVEDSKTRFGLIYLPPSERLFVTRSDGFAYEAKLSQKDELPFAAMQFKRLVTRTPDPAALVAFNSRGVGSASAGLLATLKVQDTRPLGSSMKFCLIAAAEGDLYARFGETYEWDTAAGQAILEGAGGTVTKLDGSLLTYGHFERSYRNPYFIAWGRQPLWSGGETELAAPRA comes from the coding sequence ATGTCGCCAATCGACGTCAACGATCACGATGCACTGATCGCAGCCTTGCTTCCGGCTGTCCGTGAGGCGGGGCGCCTAGAGATGGCGCACTTCACGAACGGCGTGAAGTTCGAGCAAAAGGCCGACAGGTCGCCCGTAACGGCTGCCGATCGTGAGGCCGAGGACATTCTGCTGGCGGCGTTGGCGGCGGTTGCGCCGGATGTGCCCGTCGTTGCGGAGGAGCAGATCGCGGCCGGCGCCAAATGCGAATACGCGAAGCGTTTTTTCCTCGTCGACGCGCTCGACGGAACGCGGCTGTTCATCCGCGGCAAGCCGGAGTTTTCCATCAACATCGGGTTGGTCGAGGACAGTAAGACGCGGTTTGGTTTGATCTATCTGCCACCGTCCGAGCGCCTTTTCGTGACGAGGTCGGACGGCTTCGCTTACGAAGCCAAGCTTTCTCAAAAAGACGAACTGCCGTTTGCAGCAATGCAGTTCAAGCGCCTCGTCACACGTACCCCTGATCCGGCAGCGCTCGTAGCGTTCAATAGCCGGGGCGTTGGAAGTGCGAGCGCTGGGCTCTTGGCAACTCTCAAGGTTCAGGACACGAGACCGCTCGGATCGTCGATGAAATTCTGCCTCATCGCTGCCGCCGAAGGCGACCTCTACGCGCGGTTTGGCGAAACATACGAATGGGATACCGCCGCCGGCCAAGCCATACTCGAGGGCGCCGGAGGAACGGTCACGAAATTGGACGGATCGCTACTGACGTACGGGCATTTCGAACGTAGCTACCGCAATCCCTATTTCATCGCCTGGGGACGCCAGCCGCTTTGGAGCGGCGGCGAGACCGAATTGGCAGCGCCGAGGGCATAG
- a CDS encoding cold-shock protein yields MRQTGTVKFYNSQKGYGFIKPDAGGNDVFVHVTAVERSGIGELNEGMRISFETEPDKRGKGPKAVDLQRAG; encoded by the coding sequence ATGCGCCAGACAGGTACTGTTAAATTTTATAATTCCCAGAAGGGCTACGGCTTCATCAAGCCGGATGCAGGGGGCAATGACGTTTTTGTGCATGTGACCGCAGTTGAGCGATCCGGAATTGGTGAACTCAACGAGGGGATGCGAATTTCATTTGAGACCGAGCCCGATAAACGCGGCAAAGGTCCGAAAGCCGTCGATCTCCAAAGAGCAGGCTGA
- a CDS encoding cation diffusion facilitator family transporter: MSEAPDPREDRRSDRHDGHDDGHDHAGHNHGSGSHGHSHAPKDFGFAFALGAGLNIGFVLIEAIAGFFANSMALVADAGHNFGDVLGLLMAWGASVLVKRRPTLSFTYGFGSSTILAALANAVLLLVAVGAIVLEAVQRLIEPAPVAGGMMIVVAFAGVLVNGFTAWLFASGGERDVNIRGAYLHMMADAAVSLGVVIAGITVLLTGWYWVDPIVSLIIAAVIVWSTWGLLQDSMRLAMHGVPGNIDAADVQNRLQQLPGVVSIHDLHIWPMSTTETALTCHLVMPDGHPGDAFIEMAAKMLHDQFEIRHATLQFEVSSDAPCGLGAGCTAGSSTPATHNAHA; this comes from the coding sequence ATGAGCGAAGCCCCAGACCCACGAGAAGACCGACGAAGCGACCGGCATGACGGACACGATGACGGCCACGACCACGCCGGTCACAATCACGGGAGCGGATCTCACGGCCATAGCCATGCGCCGAAGGATTTCGGTTTCGCGTTTGCGCTGGGTGCGGGCCTCAACATCGGCTTTGTCCTCATCGAGGCGATTGCCGGCTTCTTTGCCAACTCGATGGCGCTCGTCGCGGACGCAGGTCACAACTTCGGAGACGTGCTTGGTCTTCTGATGGCTTGGGGCGCAAGCGTCCTCGTAAAGCGCCGGCCGACCCTGAGCTTCACCTATGGCTTCGGATCTTCGACGATTTTGGCGGCGCTTGCCAACGCGGTTCTGCTGCTCGTCGCCGTGGGCGCCATCGTGCTCGAAGCCGTTCAACGGTTGATCGAGCCCGCGCCCGTAGCCGGCGGCATGATGATCGTCGTGGCATTCGCCGGTGTCCTGGTCAACGGCTTCACTGCTTGGCTATTTGCGTCAGGCGGCGAACGGGACGTCAATATCCGCGGCGCCTATCTGCACATGATGGCAGACGCAGCCGTCTCGCTCGGCGTTGTAATCGCTGGTATCACCGTATTGCTGACGGGATGGTACTGGGTGGACCCCATCGTCAGTCTCATCATCGCTGCAGTGATCGTCTGGAGCACGTGGGGACTGCTGCAGGATTCTATGCGGCTCGCGATGCACGGAGTGCCGGGGAATATCGATGCTGCGGACGTGCAGAACCGGCTGCAGCAGCTGCCCGGAGTCGTAAGCATCCACGATCTCCACATCTGGCCGATGAGCACGACGGAAACGGCGTTGACGTGCCACCTCGTCATGCCGGACGGGCACCCGGGCGACGCTTTCATCGAAATGGCGGCTAAAATGCTCCACGACCAATTTGAGATCCGTCACGCAACCCTTCAATTCGAAGTCAGCAGCGATGCCCCGTGTGGCCTGGGCGCAGGCTGCACCGCGGGCAGCAGCACCCCGGCTACGCATAACGCGCACGCTTGA
- a CDS encoding histidine phosphotransferase family protein, which yields MNQRVPPTDLELAAMISSKICHDIINPVGAIFNGLEILDEEDDEQAKSYALNVIRNVTEQASARLEFARFAFGAAGSAGSMIDLTTAEKISRGFVAITQGKHKLIWRGAPGLVAKDKVKLLLNLIASAVTALPRGGEIDVSIGGSFEQPTFLIRCKGTAARPPQYLTDFVAGKPLALDAITIQAYYTWRIAPSAGMRLEILKDGADILLVAKPAS from the coding sequence ATGAACCAGCGCGTTCCGCCGACCGATCTCGAACTCGCGGCAATGATCTCGAGCAAGATCTGTCACGACATCATCAATCCGGTCGGCGCTATCTTCAACGGACTGGAAATCCTCGACGAGGAGGACGACGAACAAGCGAAGAGCTATGCGCTGAACGTCATCCGGAACGTCACGGAACAGGCCTCCGCGCGATTGGAATTTGCCCGTTTTGCATTCGGCGCCGCCGGATCGGCCGGCAGCATGATCGACCTGACGACCGCCGAGAAAATTTCTCGCGGCTTCGTCGCCATCACGCAGGGCAAGCACAAGCTGATATGGCGTGGCGCGCCGGGTCTCGTCGCCAAAGACAAGGTGAAGCTTCTTCTCAACCTCATCGCTTCGGCTGTCACGGCATTGCCGCGCGGCGGAGAGATCGACGTTTCCATCGGCGGCTCGTTCGAGCAACCGACGTTCCTGATCAGGTGCAAGGGCACAGCTGCACGGCCGCCTCAGTATCTAACCGACTTCGTCGCCGGCAAGCCGCTTGCGCTCGATGCCATCACGATCCAGGCGTACTACACGTGGCGCATCGCGCCGTCGGCTGGCATGAGGCTCGAGATTCTGAAGGACGGCGCTGATATTCTTCTCGTCGCGAAACCAGCGAGCTGA
- a CDS encoding DUF1134 domain-containing protein: MACLIVGGSSAGAQDDAYRPPADTYTGQSGVDTYRSSPPPPDNSYAPPPRGAPGGDPYGPYNGPRNPGGDQGGDPGGYGTPYAPPPQGAGRDERYESGPPPSDRSSYSEDEIIRAGNSFFGKISGGLASAIEWAFQKAGRPNGYILGQDAAGAFVAGLAYGEGTLYTKDAGSFRVYWQGPSVGYDFGADGSKVMTLVYNLRDPNDIFDRFGGVEGSAYLVGGVSVQFQKSGHVSLAPIRAGVGLRLGANVGYLKYTRSPTWNPF, translated from the coding sequence ATGGCCTGCCTGATTGTTGGTGGCTCGAGCGCCGGGGCGCAAGACGACGCCTATAGGCCGCCCGCCGACACCTACACCGGCCAAAGCGGCGTCGACACGTACCGCTCATCTCCGCCGCCCCCTGACAATAGCTACGCCCCTCCGCCGCGCGGCGCCCCAGGCGGCGATCCCTATGGCCCCTACAATGGTCCCCGCAACCCAGGTGGGGACCAGGGTGGCGATCCGGGCGGCTACGGCACCCCTTACGCTCCGCCGCCGCAAGGCGCGGGCAGGGATGAACGCTATGAGTCCGGTCCGCCCCCGTCCGACAGAAGTTCGTACTCGGAAGATGAAATCATCCGCGCAGGGAACAGCTTCTTCGGAAAAATCAGCGGCGGCCTGGCGTCGGCAATCGAATGGGCCTTCCAGAAGGCTGGCCGGCCAAATGGTTACATTCTGGGACAGGACGCGGCCGGAGCGTTCGTCGCCGGTCTGGCCTACGGAGAGGGAACTCTCTACACGAAGGATGCCGGTTCCTTTAGGGTCTACTGGCAAGGCCCTTCTGTCGGCTATGATTTCGGCGCCGACGGATCTAAAGTCATGACGCTCGTCTACAACCTCCGCGATCCGAACGACATATTTGATCGTTTCGGCGGCGTTGAGGGTTCGGCTTATCTCGTAGGCGGCGTGAGCGTGCAGTTTCAGAAGTCAGGTCATGTCTCGTTAGCGCCGATTAGGGCGGGGGTAGGCCTCCGACTGGGTGCCAACGTGGGTTATTTGAAGTATACAAGGAGTCCGACCTGGAACCCCTTCTGA